Sequence from the Flavobacterium sp. TR2 genome:
CAGTTGTCATTAAACCTTCAACGATTTCGAAATTATCGTGAATAACTTTAGCTAAAGGAGCTAAACAGTTTGTAGTACAAGAAGCGTTAGAAACAACTAAATCAGAAGCTTTTGCAGTTTCGTGGTTAACTCCCATTACAAACATTGGAGCATCTGCAGAAGGAGCAGAAATGATTACTTTTTTTGCACCACCTTTTAAGTGCTCGCTTGCAGTTTCGACAGTAGTGAAGATACCAGTACATTCAGCAACAACATCTACATCTACTTCGTTCCATTTTAAATCAGCTGGATTTCTTTCTGCAGAGATACGGATGTTTCTTCCGTTTACATAAAGTTTTCCTTCTTTAACTTCTACAGTTCCGTTGAAACGACCGTGAACTGAATCATATTTTAATAAATAAGCTAAGTGATCTACGTCTAACAAGTCGTTGATTGCAACAACTTCTACATTATCTCTATTGAAAGACTCTCTAAAAACGATTCTTCCGATACGTCCAAATCCGTTTATTCCTAATTTTACTTTTGACATTTTACTAAATTTTTTGCTTTTGTTTTTATTACACTATTTCAAAGTCTAATTTCCTCACAATAAACTTCTTTTCTTTTTTAAACTTTTTATATTGTCTATGTAGACATAATGTCTGACACTCTTAACAATTCTCTATCAATTTCTGATTTTCCTTTGATAGCTTGCTCAAGCGGAGTTAAAACCACTTTATCTTCACGAAGTCCAACCATATAATTGGATTTTCCTTCTATTAAAGATTCTACTGCTTTTACTCCCAAACGGCTTGCTAAAACACGGTCAAAACAAGACGGAGAACCACCACGCTGCATATGTCCTAAAACAGAAACTCGTACATCGTATTCTGGAAGGTTGGCTTCAACATAATCTTTTAATTCGAATACGTTTTTACCTATCTTATCTCCCTCAGCAATAACAACTATACTAGATGATTTTCCTGACGCTTTACTTTTTTGAAGCGAATCTAAAAGACGATCTAAACCTAAATCTTCTTCAGGAATAAGGATTTCTTCTGCTCCTGCACCAATACCTGCATTAAGAGCAATATGACCAGCATCTCTACCCATAACCTCTACAAAGAAAAGACGGTTATGAGAACTCGC
This genomic interval carries:
- the pfkA gene encoding 6-phosphofructokinase; this translates as MPKTIKKVGVLTSGGDSPGMNAAIRSVVRTCAYHNIECIGIYRGYQGMIEGDFKEMGPRSVNNIVNKGGTILKSARSVEFRTPEGRKKAHENLVKAGVDALVVIGGDGSFTGGLIFNSEFGFPVMGIPGTIDNDIYGTSFTLGYDTALNTVVDCIDKIRDTASSHNRLFFVEVMGRDAGHIALNAGIGAGAEEILIPEEDLGLDRLLDSLQKSKASGKSSSIVVIAEGDKIGKNVFELKDYVEANLPEYDVRVSVLGHMQRGGSPSCFDRVLASRLGVKAVESLIEGKSNYMVGLREDKVVLTPLEQAIKGKSEIDRELLRVSDIMST
- the gap gene encoding type I glyceraldehyde-3-phosphate dehydrogenase — encoded protein: MSKVKLGINGFGRIGRIVFRESFNRDNVEVVAINDLLDVDHLAYLLKYDSVHGRFNGTVEVKEGKLYVNGRNIRISAERNPADLKWNEVDVDVVAECTGIFTTVETASEHLKGGAKKVIISAPSADAPMFVMGVNHETAKASDLVVSNASCTTNCLAPLAKVIHDNFEIVEGLMTTVHATTSTQMTADGPSRKDWRGGRAAAINIIPSSTGAAKAVGKVIPSLNGKLTGMSFRVPTADVSVVDLTVKVAKETTYEEILAVLKKASENEMKGILGYTEDAVVSQDFISDKRTSIVDAGAGIGLNSTFFKLVSWYDNEYGYSSKLIDLSVHIAGLK